One window of the Bombus pyrosoma isolate SC7728 linkage group LG5, ASM1482585v1, whole genome shotgun sequence genome contains the following:
- the LOC122567530 gene encoding uncharacterized protein LOC122567530 — protein MGTVSIDLRSLDTSERRGQLGGSSHAAGSSNEGPEPDDSDAASNEARLRGVLQPTSSEDQAGNVRRLPAEDAEPRGQILKLAYPKGKRNSGKKATRCKRRVTFAV, from the coding sequence ATGGGAACcgtttcgatcgatcttcgATCACTGGACACAAGTGAAAGGCGAGGCCAGCTGGGTGGAAGTTCTCATGCCGCGGGATCCTCGAACGAGGGTCCTGAGCCGGATGACTCGGACGCCGCCAGCAACGAAGCTCGTCTACGGGGTGTGCTGCAACCGACCTCGTCCGAGGATCAGGCGGGAAATGTTCGACGACTTCCGGCGGAGGACGCTGAACCTCGCGGTCAAATACTGAAACTCGCTTATCCAAAAGGCAAACGGAATAGCGGGAAGAAAGCAACTCGGTGCAAACGCAGGGTCACGTTCGCCGTATAA
- the LOC122567531 gene encoding uncharacterized protein LOC122567531, with protein MKGIRTFVLQDLSHVLPTKSFQKNVAPSYYLSSSQVHTTSSSRRFWNFFDFSCKEEPASRDEKKCLPSNGIVSSSLFSNDALDAVSKSVSPNSVTTTVTFTPKYINDSQLDLKATSMACLKIQGLMKQDNLVSLLDGNPVPRTLKWKLKGYKTLRNEQAVDFAFVPGAKSYECDILPRNEYHELERSNRRTLPRRKSICSTMENSEENDTLSLTTKAIENKAQIERAKKVDAKDDNIVEKESNLERRNISDVDRPANVSSEEASTCKLLAHVLQSAGPKKEEIKYLPILKSELSAATSQAKCQTQPVARFSSRPPKKIQKPPAPTLNRTEKEADSAKDVSSMELVEEKKAVASREKLASSLSKPLAPRYSEVTGNASERRSMENRGEERYPMEDEAKAREAENDASAFQSSAEMSRTEPTEFARNSGETSEKRQAASRTSTYFAPRAYGGSGHGWNRQSSKAEGNRTFESIIGIPENTTAPLKLTRRNERQGVKSSPCAATQVRLQRNEGRSASSSRANSFGNDRSSMAGSSDGGSRKPPASFAPFTTKRSSSNSSCLSRKLAVSKRTGNGSKSAFNSNNSTLNISTSSVNAARKCRDNDARCPRARKCEQERPRSKKDKKICKRYCCPALQTPTHCDYSRFQCPKHKIKNATQIEKYEVKKDPTCMPNEKDEDSREFCTTLERSRASDRDCKRQTERKCSRGRRDRSCDRRRRRSCEREERRDCSRQEEGRTICTKPRKRDTSCKRRRKCNDRDCDRRSAKCTGRRNYTQSAFSNHSTNVPKNVKRYSSLPAFAFPLITMKNSKEAKQSLFVSPSICKFLQSPLVRSKSDDKCKKPSSKCKLAGGKDEDKCKRPSAKCKLNADAKCKKADSCRKESTKCKKEDPCKRVRGTCEKKKEDPCKKTRGTCEKKKEDPCKKMRATCGKREDPCKKTRTTCGKREDPCKKTRTTCGKREDPCKKRTSCGPEVKKVEDPCKRIRSASEKKDDPCKKASRSSCSTKGDPCKPSDKLKCSAVTDTKCTLEDSCSKKREQMCQERCMASSTASESAKERLDRERKEVEECKKRVKKNDHKKKKESATGLKCVTNPCKQQLKKDSQSKFASIDLPLQSFVNGISNTCMSQGSNLLNLPRDRSYSILNSANHDEVNRETDPPEPTRNFWSFNDENVEPMIIPPMVNEPQDNAPEDVHSGSTSNWLFSWFNCKY; from the exons ATGAAAGGAATCAGGACATTCGTGTTGCAGGATCTTTCTCACGTTTTACCCACAAAAAGTTTCCAG aaaaatgtcGCGCCAAGTTATTACCTGTCGTCGTCGCAAGTGCACACAACATCGTCGTCTCGTCGATTTTGGAATTTCTTCGACTTCTCGTGCAAAGAGGAGCCGGCCAGTCGCGACGAAAAGAAGTGTCTGCCTTCCAATGGCATCGTCTCGTCCTCCTTATTCTCCAACGATGCTCTCGATGCTGTCTCGAAATCCGTGTCCCCGAATTCCGTGACCACGACCGTAACCTTCACACCAAAATACATCAACGATTCTCAACTTGATCTGAAGGCAACATCGATGGCCTGTTTAAAAATCCAGGGTCTAATGAAACAAGACAACTTGGTGTCTTTGCTGGATGGAAATCCCGTGCCAAGGACGCTGAAATGGAAACTCAAAGGCTACAAGACTCTTCGAAACGAGCAAGCTGTTGACTTCGCCTTCGTTCCTGGTGCAAAGTCTTACGAGTGCGATATTCTACCGCGAAACGAATACCACGAACTGGAACGGTCGAATCGTAGAACACTACCACGTCGGAAGAGCATCTGCTCGACGATGGAAAACAGCGAAGAAAATGACACGTTGTCTTTGACGACGAAAGCCATCGAGAACAAGGCTCAGATAGAGCGTGCGAAGAAAGTGGACGCTAAAGACGATAATATCGTCGAAAAGGAGAGCAACCTGGAGCGTAGGAATATCTCAGACGTGGACAGACCAGCGAACGTTTCCAGTGAGGAGGCTTCTACGTGCAAGTTGCTGGCTCACGTCCTTCAAAGTGCTGGCCCGAAGAAGGAGGAGATAAAGTACCTGCCGATTTTGAAATCGGAACTGTCAGCAGCAACGAGTCAGGCCAAGTGTCAGACGCAGCCAGTGGCTCGATTTAGCTCGCGACCGCCAAAGAAAATCCAGAAACCTCCTGCTCCGACATTAAACCGAACGGAGAAAGAGGCTGATAGCGCGAAAGATGTTTCCTCGATGGAACTCGTTGAAGAGAAGAAAGCTGTCGCGTCTCGGGAGAAACTGGCTTCTTCCCTTTCGAAACCGTTGGCTCCGAGGTACTCGGAAGTCACCGGAAACGCGTCGGAGCGCCGCTCTATGGAAAACCGTGGAGAAGAAAGGTATCCGATGGAAGATGAAGCGAAGGCTCGAGAAGCGGAGAACGACGCGAGTGCTTTTCAATCATCCGCGGAGATGTCACGAACTGAACCGACGGAATTCGCCAGAAATTCCGGCGAAACGTCGGAGAAGAGGCAAGCTGCGTCACGGACGTCTACCTATTTCGCTCCAAGAGCTTACGGAGGTTCCGGTCACGGCTGGAACAGGCAATCGTCGAAGGCCGAGGGTAACCGTACGTTCGAGTCGATAATTGGAATACCAGAGAACACGACCGCGCCGTTGAAGTTAACCAGACGAAACGAGAGACAAGGAGTGAAGTCGTCGCCGTGCGCCGCCACGCAAGTCAGATTGCAGCGAAACGAAGGCAGAAGCGCGTCGAGCTCGCGAGCGAATTCCTTCGGCAACGATAGGTCGTCGATGGCCGGAAGTTCAGACGGAGGCTCTCGAAAACCACCGGCTTCGTTCGCCCCGTTTACGACCAAACGATCGTCCTCGAATTCCTCTTGTTTGTCGAGGAAGCTGGCGGTGTCGAAGAGGACTGGCAACGGATCGAAAAGCGCGTTCAACTCGAACAACTCCACGCTGAATATTTCCACTTCCAGCGTGAATGCAGCGAGGAAGTGTCGCGATAACGACGCCAGATGCCCGAGGGCGAGAAAGTGCGAGCAAGAGAGGCCGAGGagtaaaaaggataaaaagatTTGCAAACGTTATTGCTGTCCTGCGTTGCAGACGCCGACTCACTGCGATTATAGCAGGTTCCAGTGCCCGAAACACAAGATTAAAAATGCTACTCAGATAGAGAAATACGAAGTGAAGAAAGATCCCACGTGTATGCCGAATGAGAAGGACGAGGATTCGAGAGAGTTTTGCACGACTCTGGAGAGGAGCAGGGCTTCTGATCGGGATTGCAAGAGGCAAACAGAGAGGAAATGCAGCAGAGGGAG GAGAGATCGAAGTTGCGATAGGAGGCGAAGAAGATCCTGCGAGCGAGAAGAGCGACGAGACTGCTCGAGACAGGAGGAGGGTCGTACGATCTGCACGAAGCCGAGGAAAAGAGACACGTCGTGCAAACGTCGAAGGAAATGCAACGATCGCGACTGCGACAGAAGATCGGCGAAATGCACCGGTAGGAGAAACTACACCCAGTCGGCATTTTCAAATCATTCCACGAACGTCCCGAAGAACGTGAAACGCTATTCCTCTTTGCCAGCCTTCGCCTTCCCTCTGATCACTATGAAAAACAGTAAAGAGGCGAAGCAGAGCCTGTTCGTTTCACCGTCTATATGCAAATTCCTGCAATCGCCGCTGGTTCGTTCGAAAAGCGACGACAAATGCAAGAAACCATCGTCCAAGTGCAAGCTGGCAGGTGGCAAAGACGAAGACAAGTGCAAGAGACCGTCTGCAAAGTGTAAGCTGAACGCTGACGCCAAATGTAAAAAGGCGGATAGCTGCAGGAAGGAGAGCactaaatgtaaaaaagaggATCCATGCAAGAGAGTGAGGGGAACTTgcgaaaagaagaaggaggatcCTTGCAAGAAAACAAGAGGAACCtgtgaaaagaagaaggaagatcCTTGCAAGAAGATGAGAGCTACTTGCGGGAAGAGAGAAGATCCTTGCAAGAAGACGAGGACTACTTGTGGGAAGAGGGAAGATCCTTGCAAAAAGACGAGGACTACTTGTGGGAAGAGAGAGGATCCTTGCAAAAAGAGGACAAGCTGCGGTCCAGAAGTAAAGAAAGTGGAGGATCCTTGCAAGAGAATAAGATCAGCCTCCGAGAAGAAGGATGATCCTTGCAAAAAAGCCAGCAGGTCCAGCTGTTCCACCAAGGGCGATCCTTGCAAACCATCTGACAAGCTAAAATGCAGTGCTGTGACGGATACCAAGTGTACATTGGAAGATTCCTGCTcgaaaaagagagaacaaATGTGCCAAG AAAGATGCATGGCATCGTCCACAGCCTCCGAATCGGCGAAAGAGAGGCTGGATAGAGAACGAAAGGAGGTAGAGGAGTGCAAGAAGCGCGTTAAGAAAAACGACcacaagaagaaaaaggaatctGCGACTGGTTTAAAGTGTGTCACCAACCCTTGCAAACAACAGCTGAAGAAGGACTCTCAGTCAAAGTTCGCGTCCATTGACCTACCCTTACAAAGCTTCGTGAACGGTATATCGAACACGTGTATGAGTCAAGGCAGCAATTTGCTAAATCTTCCGCGGGATCGATCGTATTCCATCTTGAACTCGGCCAATCATGACGAAGTCAATAGGGAAACGGATCCGCCAGAGCCCACTAGGAATTTTTGGAGCTTCAACGATGAAAACGTAGAGCCAATGATTATACCTCCGATGGTTAATGAACCTCAAGATAATGCACCAGAGGATGTTCATTCGGGATCGACATCAAATTGGCTCTTTTCGTGGTTCAActgtaaatattga